DNA sequence from the Virgibacillus proomii genome:
ATTATTCAAGCTGTCTTTTGGGACGGAGATGTTTGGCCCTCTTTCTCCATCACCACCAAAAAATTCTGGTACGTCTCCCATAATCACACGTGAATCCACATAAACTTTTGTACTTATTTCAGCGGTTTCTGTTGTAAATGGAACAACAATCTGTACATTAACTGTAACAGGGATATATATTTCTATTAATGCTGCATTAATGCCAAAATCCCTCATAATATATTCTACATCTGATTGAATACTTCCTACTATTTCAAAATGTACAGGAATCTTGGGACCCAGATTTGCCAGAATTGTACTTCCCGTTGCTTGACCAATTGGGATCTCGACAACAGTCGGATCTTTATCCGCTAAATCATTTGCTGTATCTCCATAATCTTGTGGTGGCATTTCCGGGTCATCGGTATCCAACGTTTTTCCTTTATTCATCCCATATAAAAAGTACTCCGCTCTTTTAGTAGCAGCTCTCAACGCCCGATTCACTGCAGCTGATTTCCAACCAACAATGGAGACATTGTTTTCCGTATTTATTTCCATCAAATCATCAAAGCTAATATTTTCCGTTGATTTGACTGCTTCATTAATTGTTCTTGTTGCAAACTCCTTTGTCTTTTGATTCGCTATATCCATTAAAGGTGGAGTAATGCCTTTATCAACAATGATAATGCTAAGGGAGGTCAAAATAACAAAGGCTATTGTCGTCATGAACAATATTACTTTAACAGGAGAACTGGTTTGCAAATGCAATCTTGGCCGTCTTTTCATGAAAAATACCTCCTCAAAACAAATCTATGCTTGTTTTCAGAAGGTTAGAATTGAATTTTACTCCTATCTTATTTACCATATTTTATAAATAAATAGCGTTCTAGAACTCACTTTAATTTCTTAGAAGTTTTCTATAACCAATTACCATTAACCTCTTCTATTCTCTCCCTTTAAATTCTTGGGACGCTTAGATACGGGATAAGACGTATATGTCTGTTAATAAGCTATTACTGCCTAAGCAATCAACATTAGCGCATCCTTTCCGATCATCCCTACTTTCCATCCATGTTCCCTTGCAGATTCGGTAATTTTTTCTAATGGTGCATGCAATAATTCATCGATCGTACGAACTCCAACCGCCCTACCAGCTACAATCTTTCTGTCAGCCAGTTTTTCATTTAGCAAGTCAATATCTAAAGCTGCACACATAATATATCCGACTTCATTGGCAATGATTAATAAGTCTGTCTTTGGCAATTCTACACAAATCGCAGTAAAAAACATTCCTTCTACTTCTAAAGGATTTACCGTTATCATTCGTAAAAGGCCTCCTTTATCGCTTCTGCCTTATCTATATGCAAACAGAGGCCTTATCGTCACTAATCTATTTATTTGAATACGCTCGTATTAATGTTTCAGCTAAAATATCCCTTAAAAATTCTGGCAAATAATAGTTTTTCACTCGTGATCTTGCAACTTCCGGCAATAGTCGTCCAAATGTAAACGTATCAGCTGTAGCTATGGTATACGTTTGATCAGACTTTAATGGATATTTTTCTTCCAGATAGGCTTGTTTAACAAAAACTTCACCGTTCTTTAATCGTTCCATACATAAGCTCAATCCAGAAAAAGCCATTTTACCTATTATTTTCCCTCGAAAACCAAACCCTTTTAATTTTAATTCAATAAACTCTTTTGAGAATGAAGAACGAATAGTTTCCAGCAATTCTCTCCCTGTCAATTCAACCACACACGTATTGATAGGGTGTGGACATATTCTATGAATATCACCATAAGTTACTACACCAGATGGCAAACTTTCCAGCAACAGCCCCGCATTAAGCATGGAACAATCTGCATTTGTTTGTTGTTTAATGGAATCAGTTAAAGCTTGTAAAACAGGAGTTTCTTTTCGCCAATCGACTTCGAGTGTTTCAGGTAATCGCACAACAGGTTTAGCTAATATACGTTCTGCTTCTTGTTGATAGGTTGTAAGGATCTCCTCTGTTTGGGGGTCTTTCGGCAAGTGGGTAATATTCGTCGTATACGCCTCTTTATGCACTAATTTACCTTGCTCATGATCCCAGGTTAAGATAACCTCACCAACAAAATGACAGTGTTTTCCTGCAGCAGTAAGTAATGTATTATTTACCATCTCACCTTTGCGTAAGAAATGGTGGGTATGTCCACCAATAATAACATCAATATCCGGAAATCGCTTTGCTATTTCCTGATCTTCACTATAGCCAAGGTGAGATAACAGCACAATAATATCTGCTTGCTGCTTTATTTTTCCAATCATTTGTTCCAATTGTTCATAAGGAGGTGATACATACCAATCAAGCAATTGATAATAATCATTAAATGGAGCAGTAAGTCCAATTACTCCAATTTTAACTCCATGCACAGATGTTAATACGACACTCGGATTTAACCAATCTGGTTTCTCATTGTTCATACTGTGCAAGTTTGCACACACTACCTCAAAGGAAGCCTCATCATATAAATGGACCAAATCATCATGTGAGATTGTAATACCTTCATTATTTCCTAATGTTACTACATCATAGCCGGCTTCGTTCATTAACTGCACATTTGCTGTTCCCTTAAAGGCTTCAGCAATTGGATGCATTCGATCAATATGATCACCAATATCTACAATCCAACAAGATTTTCCCATCGATTGACAACTCTTTTTTGCTTCTTTTAAATAACAAGAAACTTGAGACCAATTATCAAAATTACTATGTAAATCGTTTGTGTAATAGAAATATATATGCTCTTTCATTTTGATTATGCTCCTTATACCAGCCCTTGAAAAATCATTCGAATACCAATTATAATTAATAAAATCCGCAAAATCCATTCAAGTGCTTTGCCGGTCAAACGCTGGTTCACGATTGCTCCAAGCTTGCCACCAATCCATGCTCCAGGGATAAAAAAGAAAACATACTTCCACACAATATGCCCCAGCACTATATGTGTCCCGGCTCCAATCAAGCTGATGAAAAAAATCATAAACATAGACGTTGCAGTGGCGATATGGGCAGGTATCCCAAATAGCAGTATCATAGATGGTACCATAATGGATCCTCCGCCAATGCCCAATAAGCCTGATAACATACCAACCCCTAAGGAAAGAAAAAAGCCTATTGTAACAGAAACTTTATAATAATAAGTAGTTCCATGTAATGAAAAACTACGTACACCTTTTGCATCTTCCTTGAATACCCGAGTTGGCTCTTTTCGTTTCATTAACAAAACCAACGAAATACCTATCATAACAAAGCCGAAGTAAAGCAGAAATTGTTCCGTTGCAATAAATTGATTTAACCAGGAACCTATTATTCCGCCTGGTATGCTACCGGACAATAATATCAGTCCAGTCTTATAATCAATCCGGTTATTTTTCCAATAAGCAAAACTTGAAGATAGTGCAGTAAAAACCATTGACACTAAGGAAATGCCGACAATTGCTTGCGGGGTTGCCCAACCAAACCCATCAAAAATCTGAGACAAAAATAGCAAGCTAGGAATAAGAACAATTCCTCCGCCCAATCCCATTAGAGAACCAACAAAAGCAGTTATAATTCCAATCAAAAAGCAAACTACAACAACCAAAATATATCCCTTCCGTCCAAACAGTGATACGTTCTCATCTATAATAGTAGCATTGTTCTTCACCAATGGATATCTAAAATTATTTTTTAACACAACATTTACAATCTAATATAAGTTAAAAACTGTAAATAAACCCCGTTAATGACGTGTCAAATTAAGATATACGTTTATAAAATGAATCAGTGGGGGTTTTCTTTTATCCCCCACTGATTGATAGAATGAACAGAATTAGGCATTGACTTGCAGTTGGATCGCACGCTATTTTCCTCCTGAGTTTCATCCCGTGCATTGAAGGGCAGGTCTTACTGCCAGTTACAGCGGGATAAATATAACAATTACATACTGACCAGTTAGTATCTTTTGGGCGTAATTTAAATTTCCCATTATCAAAAGCAATGTAGCCTATTTATTTCAAAATCCCTTGTAAGAAAATTTTACGATATACTCTAATAAGCTCGTCTGCTGTTACTTCTCCATCTGGATCGAACCAATTATAACTATAGTTAGTTAAACCTAAAATTCCAAAAGTAACCATATCAACACGTAAATCGTTTCTAAACTCCCCGCTTTTAACACCATTTCGCACAATCGTTTCAATATTCCAGCGAAATTGTTTCCGTTTCTGTTTCATACTGTCCATATTTTCAATAATTAAATGCCGCATTTCCCGAAAGAAAACTCGTCCATTGGTACCTTTATCTTTAATATCGTAAATTAATAGTGCAATGATGGCTTTAAGCTTTTCTTGATTTGTCAATGGCTGTTGAATGATTTGCTGTTGCCTCTCTATTAAATCAGCAATGTAAGTAGAATGAATTTCCATTAACAATTGCTCTTTACTATTAAAATAGTAATAAAATGTTCCTTTGGTTACACGTAACTAATCAACGATATTTTGGATAGACGTTTGGCTAAACCCCTTGCTTTAAAATAGTTGAACGCTTGTCTCAATGATTTTATGCCTGATATTTTACGCTCCGCTCTATATAATCTAACTAATGTATCATAATTGCTAATCAGAATCTATCTTTGTTTAGAGGGCATGAGCGCCACCATCAACTGTTAAAATATCTCCTGTGACATAATCAGAAGCATGGGATGCTAAAAAAACTGCAGCACCTTTTAAATCCGTTTCATTCCCTAACCGATTTAATGGTGTTCGATTGAGTATCATATTTTCTGCTTTTTCCATAAGAGCTTGAGACATCTTGGTCGGAAAGAAACCTGGCGCAATTGCATTTACATGAATATTATATTGTCCCCATTTAACAGCTAAATCTTTCGTAAACGTAATAATTGCTCCTTTGCTTGTATTGTACCCAATGGTTTGCATAAAAGACGGTGTTCCTCCGAATCCAGCAATGGAAGCAATATTAATTATTTTTCCACACCTCTGGGAAATCATTACTTTGCCAACCGCCTGACTCATCAGAAAGGTTCCTTTCACATTAACATTCATCACTTTCTCCCATGCCGAAACTGGCATTTCTTCTACCGGAGCTGCCCAGGTAGCGCCACTATTATTAACTAATATATCTATTGTTTTGAAAGAAGCT
Encoded proteins:
- the yunB gene encoding sporulation protein YunB — protein: MKRRPRLHLQTSSPVKVILFMTTIAFVILTSLSIIIVDKGITPPLMDIANQKTKEFATRTINEAVKSTENISFDDLMEINTENNVSIVGWKSAAVNRALRAATKRAEYFLYGMNKGKTLDTDDPEMPPQDYGDTANDLADKDPTVVEIPIGQATGSTILANLGPKIPVHFEIVGSIQSDVEYIMRDFGINAALIEIYIPVTVNVQIVVPFTTETAEISTKVYVDSRVIMGDVPEFFGGDGERGPNISVPKDSLNND
- a CDS encoding YunC family protein, translated to MITVNPLEVEGMFFTAICVELPKTDLLIIANEVGYIMCAALDIDLLNEKLADRKIVAGRAVGVRTIDELLHAPLEKITESAREHGWKVGMIGKDALMLIA
- a CDS encoding bifunctional metallophosphatase/5'-nucleotidase, whose amino-acid sequence is MKEHIYFYYTNDLHSNFDNWSQVSCYLKEAKKSCQSMGKSCWIVDIGDHIDRMHPIAEAFKGTANVQLMNEAGYDVVTLGNNEGITISHDDLVHLYDEASFEVVCANLHSMNNEKPDWLNPSVVLTSVHGVKIGVIGLTAPFNDYYQLLDWYVSPPYEQLEQMIGKIKQQADIIVLLSHLGYSEDQEIAKRFPDIDVIIGGHTHHFLRKGEMVNNTLLTAAGKHCHFVGEVILTWDHEQGKLVHKEAYTTNITHLPKDPQTEEILTTYQQEAERILAKPVVRLPETLEVDWRKETPVLQALTDSIKQQTNADCSMLNAGLLLESLPSGVVTYGDIHRICPHPINTCVVELTGRELLETIRSSFSKEFIELKLKGFGFRGKIIGKMAFSGLSLCMERLKNGEVFVKQAYLEEKYPLKSDQTYTIATADTFTFGRLLPEVARSRVKNYYLPEFLRDILAETLIRAYSNK
- a CDS encoding sulfite exporter TauE/SafE family protein gives rise to the protein MVVVVCFLIGIITAFVGSLMGLGGGIVLIPSLLFLSQIFDGFGWATPQAIVGISLVSMVFTALSSSFAYWKNNRIDYKTGLILLSGSIPGGIIGSWLNQFIATEQFLLYFGFVMIGISLVLLMKRKEPTRVFKEDAKGVRSFSLHGTTYYYKVSVTIGFFLSLGVGMLSGLLGIGGGSIMVPSMILLFGIPAHIATATSMFMIFFISLIGAGTHIVLGHIVWKYVFFFIPGAWIGGKLGAIVNQRLTGKALEWILRILLIIIGIRMIFQGLV
- a CDS encoding TetR/AcrR family transcriptional regulator; translation: MEIHSTYIADLIERQQQIIQQPLTNQEKLKAIIALLIYDIKDKGTNGRVFFREMRHLIIENMDSMKQKRKQFRWNIETIVRNGVKSGEFRNDLRVDMVTFGILGLTNYSYNWFDPDGEVTADELIRVYRKIFLQGILK
- a CDS encoding SDR family oxidoreductase — its product is MSVLDLFHLTKKTAIVTGGSRGVGAQIAEALAEAGANIVICSRDQSACRQMANKLKTYKVETLGLACDVTNPENVEEVVKKTVASFKTIDILVNNSGATWAAPVEEMPVSAWEKVMNVNVKGTFLMSQAVGKVMISQRCGKIINIASIAGFGGTPSFMQTIGYNTSKGAIITFTKDLAVKWGQYNIHVNAIAPGFFPTKMSQALMEKAENMILNRTPLNRLGNETDLKGAAVFLASHASDYVTGDILTVDGGAHAL